In Sinorhizobium mexicanum, one DNA window encodes the following:
- a CDS encoding SDR family oxidoreductase: protein MDLKGKVALVTGAGSGIGKASALMLAARGARVAVLSRTGSEILKAKEEIEAAGGEALALTGDVSLEDDMKGAVETLVSAWGRLDIVVANAGINGVWAPIDDLQPHEWDKTIAVNLRGTYLTIHCVVPHLKLAGGGSIVVVSSINGTRTFTTAGATAYSATKAAQLAMVQQLALELGKSRIRINAVCPGLITTNIPDSTIKRNQDAARIPVVWPEGDIPITGGKAGTSEDVAEIIAFLASDHARHITGSPVWIDGGQSLLR, encoded by the coding sequence ATGGATTTGAAAGGTAAGGTGGCGCTTGTGACGGGTGCGGGCTCCGGCATCGGAAAGGCGTCGGCGCTCATGCTGGCTGCTCGAGGCGCAAGGGTCGCGGTGCTGAGCAGGACCGGGAGCGAGATACTGAAGGCGAAGGAGGAGATCGAGGCCGCTGGCGGCGAGGCGCTGGCGCTCACCGGCGATGTCAGCCTCGAGGACGACATGAAAGGCGCGGTTGAAACGCTCGTCTCGGCCTGGGGACGGCTCGACATCGTGGTCGCTAATGCCGGCATCAACGGCGTATGGGCGCCGATCGACGATCTGCAGCCGCATGAATGGGACAAGACGATCGCCGTCAATCTGCGCGGCACCTACCTCACCATTCATTGCGTCGTGCCGCACCTGAAGCTTGCCGGCGGCGGCTCGATCGTCGTCGTTTCCTCGATCAATGGTACCCGGACCTTCACGACCGCCGGCGCGACGGCATATTCCGCCACCAAGGCGGCGCAGCTTGCCATGGTACAGCAGCTCGCGCTTGAGCTCGGAAAATCCCGCATCCGCATCAACGCGGTCTGCCCCGGCCTGATCACCACCAACATTCCCGACAGCACGATCAAACGCAATCAGGACGCCGCACGCATTCCGGTCGTCTGGCCGGAGGGCGATATTCCGATCACCGGCGGCAAGGCGGGCACGAGCGAGGACGTCGCCGAAATCATAGCATTCCTGGCGTCCGACCACGCACGCCACATCACCGGATCGCCGGTCTGGATCGACGGTGGCCAGAGCCTGCTGCGGTGA
- a CDS encoding ribonuclease activity regulator RraA, which produces MIQTQDIKRPPREWVEAIKEIGAATSSSQLSKMGIRNTHICGPISRREGQVMCGPALTLQFVPKREDLQDADEYAQPEKQLHRHVLYHTQPGDVVVVDARGDMKSGIFGEMMLTYFQGKGGAGVVIDGCLRDYPNAKHLDLGMWIRGLTPNFHTQTDLMPWGVNVPISCGGVFVMPGDIIIADDDGAVVVPVSHAEELIRRASTHHEWEEFSKEKLLAGGELKRYYPLHDDARPEYEEWLRNKNAK; this is translated from the coding sequence ATGATTCAGACACAGGACATCAAACGGCCGCCGCGCGAATGGGTCGAGGCGATCAAGGAAATCGGCGCCGCCACGTCCTCCAGCCAGCTGAGCAAGATGGGCATTCGCAATACGCATATCTGCGGCCCGATCTCCCGCCGGGAAGGGCAAGTGATGTGTGGGCCGGCGCTCACCCTGCAGTTCGTACCCAAGCGCGAGGACCTTCAGGACGCGGACGAGTACGCCCAGCCGGAAAAGCAGTTGCACAGGCACGTCCTATACCACACCCAGCCGGGTGACGTTGTGGTGGTGGATGCGCGCGGCGACATGAAGAGCGGCATCTTCGGGGAGATGATGCTCACCTATTTCCAGGGTAAGGGCGGTGCCGGCGTAGTGATCGACGGGTGCCTGCGAGACTATCCGAACGCCAAGCACCTCGATCTCGGTATGTGGATCCGCGGGCTGACGCCGAACTTCCACACCCAGACGGATCTCATGCCCTGGGGCGTCAACGTGCCGATCTCCTGCGGCGGCGTGTTCGTCATGCCGGGCGACATCATTATCGCCGATGACGACGGTGCGGTCGTCGTACCCGTTTCGCATGCGGAAGAGCTGATCAGACGCGCATCGACCCACCACGAATGGGAGGAATTCTCCAAGGAGAAGCTGCTCGCCGGCGGCGAGCTCAAGCGTTACTACCCGCTACATGACGACGCACGGCCCGAATACGAGGAGTGGCTGCGCAACAAAAACGCGAAGTGA
- a CDS encoding LacI family DNA-binding transcriptional regulator has protein sequence MASNRVTIQDLADSLGLSKFSVSRALSGKPGVGEATRNRVIRAAHSMGYRVNQDVNYTAGHILFVRQEIDPVSSELWLNIMHGAEQEGEKLGFAILPRQARHLNDAAPLDSSIVGIILAVPRPSEWSALAARTGLPVVCASYASPMERIDQVVGADWESGYAVARMLAGLGHRNMAFVHGSATPMGRAERFRGFRDGASTVEDAVVDDIVFDESQGFRSAFFRYLRSGKEPTALFCAHDGIAIAVISELLRLGIRVPEDVSVVGFNDFASATHMSPRLTTVRTPQVEMGAAMVRCIAERMASAEARNRPPVRLALVSEIIERESAAQAGKTDWLARVLEAAG, from the coding sequence ATGGCTTCCAACCGCGTTACCATTCAGGATCTTGCCGACAGTCTCGGTCTTTCGAAGTTTTCCGTGTCGCGCGCCCTGTCCGGAAAACCCGGCGTTGGGGAGGCAACCCGGAACCGCGTGATCAGGGCTGCCCATTCAATGGGTTATCGCGTCAACCAGGACGTCAACTACACGGCAGGGCACATTCTCTTCGTTCGGCAGGAGATCGATCCTGTCAGCAGCGAGCTTTGGCTCAACATCATGCACGGCGCGGAACAGGAGGGAGAGAAGCTCGGATTTGCGATTCTTCCCCGTCAGGCGCGCCATCTCAACGACGCAGCGCCGCTGGATTCGTCAATCGTCGGCATCATACTGGCGGTGCCCCGCCCATCCGAATGGTCCGCCCTTGCCGCGCGAACCGGCCTGCCGGTCGTCTGTGCGAGTTATGCGAGCCCGATGGAGCGGATCGACCAGGTCGTGGGTGCCGACTGGGAATCCGGCTACGCGGTTGCACGGATGTTGGCCGGCCTCGGCCACCGCAACATGGCATTCGTGCATGGCAGCGCAACGCCCATGGGCCGCGCGGAACGCTTTCGCGGCTTCCGTGATGGCGCCTCGACCGTCGAAGACGCCGTGGTGGACGATATCGTCTTCGACGAATCGCAAGGATTCCGCAGCGCCTTCTTCCGGTATCTTCGCTCCGGCAAGGAACCGACGGCACTCTTTTGTGCCCATGACGGGATTGCAATCGCTGTAATATCCGAACTGCTGCGCCTCGGCATCCGGGTCCCGGAAGACGTTTCGGTCGTGGGCTTCAATGACTTCGCCTCCGCCACCCATATGTCGCCGCGGCTGACCACGGTCAGAACGCCGCAGGTGGAGATGGGCGCCGCCATGGTGCGCTGCATCGCCGAGCGCATGGCAAGCGCCGAAGCCCGCAATCGGCCGCCGGTGCGGCTCGCACTGGTTTCCGAAATCATCGAGCGCGAATCCGCAGCGCAGGCGGGCAAGACCGATTGGCTTGCGCGCGTTCTTGAAGCGGCCGGGTGA
- a CDS encoding SMP-30/gluconolactonase/LRE family protein produces MEKATLDEGTFSLVCDCRSQLGESPVWSETEQVLYFVDIRGPSINRFDPATGELQRFMQSEEIGCIGLVRGGGFIAGLRSGIWRLDSRGKPILKLADNPEGTETSRFNDGRVGPDGRFYAGTVDESRQQAAKLYRYDSNGLAPLMEGLMTSNGLAFSPDGRTLYHVDSPVSKVTAHDFDKSAGAISGGRVLIEIPDNPAARPDGSTIDAEGCYWVAIFGAALVRRFSPTGELMAEYPVPVKCPTMPAFGGPDRRTLFVTTAGSRRPPEEMAQFPTSGSLFAMRAPVAGVPEPFFDEDI; encoded by the coding sequence ATGGAAAAAGCGACACTCGATGAGGGGACGTTCAGCCTGGTGTGCGACTGCCGGTCGCAACTCGGTGAAAGCCCGGTCTGGAGCGAGACCGAACAGGTGCTCTACTTCGTCGACATCCGCGGCCCGTCGATCAATCGCTTCGACCCCGCGACCGGCGAACTCCAGCGCTTCATGCAGTCCGAAGAGATCGGCTGTATCGGCCTTGTCCGTGGCGGTGGGTTCATTGCCGGCCTGCGATCCGGCATCTGGCGGCTCGACTCTCGGGGCAAGCCGATCCTGAAGCTTGCGGATAACCCGGAAGGCACCGAAACGAGCCGCTTCAACGATGGTCGCGTCGGTCCGGACGGACGGTTCTATGCGGGCACGGTGGATGAGAGCAGGCAGCAAGCGGCAAAGCTATACCGCTATGACAGCAATGGACTTGCGCCGCTGATGGAGGGGCTCATGACCTCCAATGGCCTTGCGTTCTCGCCGGACGGCAGGACGCTTTACCATGTAGACTCTCCCGTTTCGAAGGTTACGGCGCATGATTTCGACAAATCGGCGGGTGCGATTTCAGGCGGACGTGTGTTGATCGAAATACCCGACAACCCGGCGGCGCGGCCGGACGGAAGCACGATAGATGCGGAAGGCTGCTATTGGGTGGCGATCTTCGGCGCAGCCTTGGTCCGACGCTTCTCGCCGACGGGCGAGTTGATGGCCGAATATCCTGTGCCGGTGAAGTGCCCCACGATGCCTGCCTTCGGCGGCCCGGACAGGCGCACTCTGTTCGTGACGACAGCGGGGAGCCGCAGACCTCCGGAGGAAATGGCCCAATTCCCCACATCCGGCAGCCTGTTTGCCATGCGGGCACCGGTTGCAGGCGTGCCGGAGCCATTCTTCGACGAAGACATCTGA
- a CDS encoding carbohydrate ABC transporter permease, translated as MSTPPAKIHHVRMGEGPSGRAPKSIGPARIGIYAFLVISALFFLLPLYVMIITSIKPMEEIRLGGLFSLPTTVTFEPWAKAWSSACTGLDCRGISPGFWNSVKILVPSVFCSIFVGALTGYALSFWRVRFANLLFAALLLGAFLPYQVFIYPLVRIYSATGLFSTIYALVLTHVIFGLPVITLLFRNYYAGIPIDLFKAARVDGGRFFSIFFRLMLPMSIPMLVVAVILQVTGIWNDFIMGLTFGGLANRPMTVQLTNLVAPTEGEIAYNVNMAATIMTAAVPLIVYFVSGRWFVRGIAAGAVKG; from the coding sequence ATGAGCACTCCTCCGGCAAAGATCCACCACGTGCGCATGGGCGAAGGTCCAAGCGGCCGAGCTCCCAAAAGCATCGGTCCCGCCCGTATCGGCATCTATGCCTTTCTCGTCATTTCCGCATTGTTCTTCCTGCTGCCGCTCTACGTGATGATCATCACCTCGATCAAGCCGATGGAGGAAATCCGCCTTGGCGGTCTTTTTTCTCTGCCCACGACCGTAACGTTCGAGCCCTGGGCAAAGGCATGGTCCAGCGCATGCACCGGTCTCGATTGCCGCGGCATCAGCCCAGGGTTCTGGAACTCCGTGAAAATACTTGTGCCGTCGGTGTTCTGCTCGATCTTCGTCGGCGCGCTAACGGGCTATGCACTCTCATTCTGGCGCGTCCGCTTTGCCAATCTGCTGTTTGCCGCTCTCCTGCTCGGCGCCTTCCTGCCCTATCAGGTCTTCATCTATCCGCTGGTGCGCATCTATTCAGCGACGGGCCTGTTCAGCACGATCTATGCACTGGTTCTGACGCATGTCATCTTCGGCCTGCCGGTGATCACTCTGCTCTTCCGCAACTATTATGCGGGGATACCGATCGACCTCTTCAAGGCTGCACGCGTCGATGGCGGGCGGTTCTTCTCGATCTTCTTCCGTTTGATGCTGCCGATGTCGATCCCCATGCTGGTGGTGGCGGTCATCCTGCAGGTCACCGGAATCTGGAACGACTTCATCATGGGGCTCACCTTCGGTGGCCTCGCCAACCGCCCGATGACGGTGCAACTCACCAACCTCGTCGCGCCGACCGAGGGTGAGATCGCCTACAACGTCAACATGGCGGCCACCATCATGACCGCCGCCGTCCCCCTCATCGTCTATTTCGTTTCGGGCCGCTGGTTCGTGCGCGGCATCGCCGCTGGCGCAGTCAAAGGGTAA
- a CDS encoding ABC transporter ATP-binding protein, whose product MSSVSIRNLQISFGVLNVLETLDLEVEEGEFLVLLGPSGCGKSTLLNAIAGLLDIAEGQIWIGGRNVTWSEPHERGIGMVFQSYALYPRLTVEGNLSFGLKMSGMPKAEIARRVSEAARILQLEPLLQRQPAQLSGGQRQRVAIGRALVRDAKVLLFDEPLSNLDAKLRTELRVEIKRLHKRLGSTMIFVTHDQVEALTLADRIAVMHKGVIQQLATPKEIYQRPVNRFVAGFVGSPQMNFLPGTLVRKDAGTSFRLADGSEIDLTAYEFSRPFHDRQEATLGLRPEQAQLRPSEQHSARLEATFTIEESMGPDTLLWGMLAGENFSMRISSDQAASIGAPTDIYVNIAQASLFDEAGDRL is encoded by the coding sequence ATGTCCAGCGTTTCCATTCGGAATCTGCAGATCTCCTTCGGTGTCTTGAACGTGCTCGAAACGCTCGATCTCGAAGTGGAAGAAGGCGAATTCCTCGTGCTTCTCGGTCCTTCCGGCTGCGGAAAGTCCACACTGCTCAACGCCATCGCCGGGCTTCTCGACATCGCCGAGGGTCAGATCTGGATCGGTGGCCGCAATGTCACCTGGTCCGAACCGCATGAACGCGGCATCGGCATGGTCTTCCAGTCCTATGCCCTTTATCCGCGCCTCACGGTGGAAGGAAACCTTTCCTTCGGGCTGAAAATGTCGGGAATGCCGAAAGCCGAGATCGCCCGGCGCGTCTCGGAAGCAGCGCGCATCCTCCAGCTCGAGCCGCTGCTGCAGCGCCAGCCGGCGCAGCTTTCAGGCGGACAGCGCCAGCGTGTCGCGATCGGCCGCGCGCTTGTGCGCGACGCAAAGGTGCTGCTCTTCGACGAACCGCTTTCGAACCTCGATGCCAAGCTGCGGACGGAACTGCGCGTCGAAATCAAGCGGCTGCACAAGCGCCTGGGCTCGACGATGATCTTCGTCACCCACGACCAAGTGGAGGCATTGACGCTCGCCGACCGCATCGCGGTCATGCACAAGGGCGTCATCCAGCAGCTCGCGACGCCCAAGGAAATCTACCAGCGCCCCGTCAATCGCTTTGTTGCGGGCTTCGTCGGATCCCCGCAGATGAACTTCCTCCCCGGAACTCTGGTCCGAAAAGACGCCGGCACCAGCTTCCGCCTTGCGGACGGCAGTGAGATCGACCTGACCGCTTATGAGTTCTCCCGACCGTTTCACGACAGACAAGAGGCGACGCTGGGGTTGCGTCCCGAACAGGCCCAGTTGCGTCCATCGGAACAGCATTCCGCAAGACTGGAGGCCACCTTTACGATCGAGGAGTCGATGGGGCCGGATACACTCCTCTGGGGCATGCTCGCCGGCGAGAATTTTTCGATGCGGATTTCTTCGGATCAGGCAGCCTCGATCGGCGCCCCTACCGACATCTACGTGAACATCGCCCAGGCATCGCTGTTTGACGAGGCGGGGGACCGATTGTGA
- a CDS encoding carbohydrate ABC transporter permease, which yields MKQRPIRWSVYAGLTPAILIVVFAYIGTIIWTVGISFTDSRMLPVARFAGFSQYVRLFGTERWLTSIQNMVIFGVLMIAISLALGFLLAVALDQRIRAEGFLRTIILYPYAMSFIVTGLVWQWILNPTLGIEQTVRGWGFENFRFDWIIRKETAIYCVVLAAVWHAAGLVMAIMLAGLRGIDPDLWKASRIDGVKPWRFYWHIVVPILRPSFISATVLLSLGVVKLYDLVLVLTGGGPGFSSDVPAKFVMDYLFQRQNIGLATAAATTLLITLLCALTPWLYAEYFRAEKRKD from the coding sequence ATGAAGCAGCGTCCAATCCGCTGGAGCGTTTATGCTGGCCTGACGCCCGCGATCCTGATCGTCGTGTTTGCCTATATTGGCACGATCATCTGGACAGTTGGCATTTCCTTCACCGATTCCCGGATGTTGCCCGTCGCCCGTTTTGCAGGCTTCAGCCAGTATGTGCGCCTCTTCGGCACCGAGCGCTGGCTAACGTCAATCCAGAACATGGTGATCTTCGGCGTGCTGATGATCGCCATCTCGCTCGCGTTGGGCTTCCTGCTTGCCGTCGCCCTGGATCAACGCATCCGCGCCGAGGGGTTTCTGCGCACCATCATTCTTTATCCCTATGCCATGAGCTTCATCGTCACCGGCCTTGTGTGGCAGTGGATCCTGAACCCGACACTCGGCATCGAGCAGACCGTTCGCGGCTGGGGCTTCGAGAACTTCCGCTTCGACTGGATCATCCGGAAGGAAACGGCAATCTATTGCGTCGTTCTCGCCGCCGTCTGGCACGCGGCCGGACTCGTGATGGCGATCATGCTTGCGGGGCTTCGCGGCATCGATCCGGATCTCTGGAAGGCCTCGCGCATCGATGGCGTGAAGCCCTGGCGGTTCTACTGGCACATCGTCGTGCCGATCCTGCGGCCGAGCTTCATCAGCGCAACCGTTCTCCTTTCTCTCGGTGTCGTCAAACTCTACGACCTTGTGCTGGTGCTGACCGGGGGCGGGCCGGGATTCTCGTCCGACGTGCCGGCGAAATTCGTGATGGACTACCTTTTCCAGCGCCAGAACATCGGGCTTGCAACTGCCGCCGCGACGACGCTGCTGATCACGTTGCTCTGCGCCCTTACCCCTTGGCTCTACGCGGAATATTTCCGCGCCGAAAAGCGGAAGGACTGA
- a CDS encoding ABC transporter substrate-binding protein: MLQRYRALIGASALALALAQSAFAAEKAEVLHWWTTEAQSKAVKVFADAFNAAGGEWVDNAIVNGDVAKPTGINRIVGGNPPTVMMMNAGKQFGELADQGLLNNLDNVAAAGDWKKSLPADVLEAVSRDGHIYAVPVNLQTPNWLWYNKALFEKFGVQEPTTWEEFFAAADRFKAGGIIPLAFGAQPWQQHQLFNGVLAGAGGRDLYLSIFRDKNPEATKTPEFKRVAETYAKIRSYTDPGTPNRSFNEAASMLTTGKAAMHIMGDWEKGEFTAAGWVAGKDYGCVLGLGQQNFLMDSNVFIMPKGGSEAAAKAQALMAEVMLDKDVQVKFNNLKGSMPVRNDVDTSGLDACSKVGLEVLKDPGKQLAGPDWLAGADMLNSLADVVVEYWATPSETPDEFADKYAAVLSEFQE, encoded by the coding sequence ATGCTGCAGAGATATCGCGCCTTGATTGGCGCAAGCGCCCTGGCGCTCGCACTGGCTCAATCCGCTTTTGCCGCCGAGAAGGCCGAGGTACTGCATTGGTGGACAACGGAAGCGCAGTCGAAGGCGGTGAAGGTCTTTGCCGATGCGTTCAACGCTGCCGGCGGGGAATGGGTGGACAACGCAATCGTCAACGGTGACGTCGCGAAGCCAACCGGGATCAACCGGATCGTTGGCGGCAACCCGCCGACGGTGATGATGATGAATGCCGGCAAGCAGTTCGGCGAACTTGCCGACCAGGGACTGCTCAACAATCTCGATAACGTTGCCGCGGCCGGTGACTGGAAGAAGTCGCTTCCCGCCGACGTGCTGGAGGCCGTAAGCCGAGACGGGCACATCTATGCCGTGCCGGTGAACCTGCAGACACCGAACTGGCTCTGGTACAACAAGGCACTGTTCGAGAAATTCGGCGTCCAGGAACCGACGACCTGGGAGGAATTCTTCGCCGCGGCCGACAGGTTCAAGGCCGGCGGCATCATCCCGCTCGCATTCGGCGCACAGCCCTGGCAGCAGCACCAGCTCTTCAATGGCGTGCTCGCGGGAGCCGGCGGTCGCGATCTCTACCTCTCGATCTTCCGCGACAAGAACCCGGAAGCGACCAAGACGCCGGAGTTCAAACGCGTCGCCGAAACTTATGCGAAGATCCGGAGCTATACGGATCCCGGCACGCCGAACCGTTCCTTCAACGAGGCCGCGTCGATGCTGACCACCGGCAAGGCGGCTATGCATATCATGGGCGACTGGGAAAAAGGCGAGTTCACCGCCGCCGGCTGGGTTGCGGGCAAGGACTATGGTTGCGTTCTCGGGCTCGGCCAGCAGAACTTCCTGATGGATTCCAATGTCTTCATCATGCCGAAAGGCGGGTCGGAAGCAGCCGCCAAGGCGCAGGCCCTCATGGCGGAAGTCATGCTGGACAAGGATGTGCAGGTCAAATTCAACAACCTCAAGGGTTCCATGCCGGTCCGCAATGACGTTGACACGTCCGGCCTCGATGCCTGCTCCAAGGTGGGTCTTGAGGTGCTCAAGGACCCGGGCAAGCAGCTTGCAGGCCCAGACTGGCTGGCTGGCGCCGACATGCTGAATTCGCTCGCCGACGTCGTGGTCGAATATTGGGCGACGCCTTCAGAAACGCCGGACGAGTTCGCCGACAAGTATGCGGCCGTGCTCTCCGAGTTCCAGGAATAG
- the gloA gene encoding lactoylglutathione lyase has protein sequence MATATQTAKPPRIMHTMIRVGDLQRSIDFYSKHFGMEVIRTIDVPEGNYTNVFIGYGAEKTDPMIELTYNYGVESYEKGNGFGHLAVGVPDIYAACEAMRNEGVKIVREPGPVKFGTTAIAFVDDPDGYRIELIQESK, from the coding sequence ATGGCAACAGCCACCCAAACTGCCAAGCCACCGAGGATCATGCACACGATGATCCGTGTCGGCGATCTGCAGCGATCGATCGACTTCTACTCCAAGCACTTCGGCATGGAGGTCATCCGCACGATCGATGTGCCGGAAGGCAACTACACCAACGTCTTCATCGGCTACGGTGCCGAAAAGACCGATCCGATGATCGAATTGACCTACAACTACGGCGTCGAGAGCTACGAAAAGGGCAATGGCTTCGGCCATCTCGCCGTCGGCGTGCCGGATATCTACGCCGCCTGCGAGGCCATGCGGAACGAAGGGGTCAAGATCGTTCGCGAGCCCGGCCCGGTCAAATTCGGTACCACCGCGATCGCCTTCGTCGACGATCCGGATGGCTATCGCATCGAACTTATCCAGGAAAGCAAATAA
- a CDS encoding aldo/keto reductase: MEYTRLGNSGLEVSRICLGCMTFGEPDRGNPKWTLVEEDSRPLIKKAIELGVNFFDTANIYSNGSSEEIVGRALKDFAKRDEIVLATKINSPLRDGPNAKGLSRKAIMQEIDHSLRRLGTDYVDLYQIHRWDPVTPIEETLEALTDLVKIGKVRYIGASSMHAWKFAKSLYLSDRKGWARFISMQNHYNLLNREEEREMVPLCAAEGVGLIPWSPLARGLLAREDGHDSLRKGTDILRPVLYGDTEEADAKVINAVANVARRHGVPRARIAIAWLLSNPAVAAPIVGVSRESQIVDAAEAVTIKLTPEDLKELTEHYVPHKIMGFE; this comes from the coding sequence ATGGAATATACCAGACTGGGGAATTCGGGGCTCGAGGTCTCGCGCATCTGCCTCGGATGCATGACCTTCGGCGAACCCGATCGCGGCAATCCGAAATGGACACTCGTAGAAGAGGACAGCCGCCCGCTGATCAAGAAGGCGATCGAGCTCGGCGTCAATTTCTTCGACACGGCCAACATCTACTCCAACGGCTCCAGCGAGGAGATTGTCGGCCGCGCCCTCAAGGACTTCGCCAAGCGCGATGAGATCGTGCTGGCAACCAAGATCAATTCTCCGCTGCGCGACGGCCCGAATGCAAAGGGACTCTCGCGCAAGGCGATCATGCAGGAAATCGATCATAGCCTGCGGCGCCTCGGCACCGACTACGTGGATCTCTACCAGATTCATCGCTGGGATCCGGTAACGCCGATCGAAGAGACACTCGAAGCTCTGACGGATCTCGTGAAGATCGGAAAGGTTCGCTATATCGGCGCCTCTTCCATGCATGCCTGGAAGTTTGCCAAGTCGCTCTACCTTTCGGACCGCAAGGGTTGGGCGCGCTTCATCTCGATGCAGAACCACTACAACCTGCTCAACCGCGAGGAAGAGCGGGAAATGGTGCCGCTTTGCGCGGCCGAAGGTGTCGGCCTCATCCCGTGGAGCCCCCTTGCCCGCGGCCTTCTCGCCCGCGAGGACGGGCATGACTCGCTGCGCAAGGGCACCGACATCCTGCGGCCGGTCCTCTACGGCGATACGGAAGAGGCCGATGCGAAGGTCATCAATGCCGTCGCCAATGTCGCCAGGCGCCATGGCGTGCCCCGCGCCCGCATCGCCATAGCCTGGCTTCTGTCCAACCCGGCCGTTGCGGCTCCGATCGTCGGCGTCAGCCGCGAGAGCCAGATCGTCGATGCCGCGGAGGCGGTCACGATCAAGCTGACGCCGGAAGACCTGAAGGAATTGACGGAGCACTATGTGCCCCACAAGATCATGGGCTTCGAATAG
- a CDS encoding Rieske (2Fe-2S) protein, translating to MARHIVAALAEIPPGSQKLVHVKGRSIAVFNVNGELFGISDTCPHQGGSLAAGATVGLTTSTEPGKFCHSRPGEFVRCPWHSWEFDLRTGKSWCDPRKFRARPYDLSVESGEALVAGPYVAETFGVSVEDQYVVVEL from the coding sequence GTGGCGAGGCACATAGTCGCCGCTCTGGCGGAGATCCCTCCGGGATCGCAGAAGCTTGTCCATGTCAAGGGGCGGTCCATCGCCGTCTTCAACGTCAACGGCGAACTGTTCGGCATTTCCGACACCTGCCCTCACCAGGGCGGCAGCCTCGCAGCCGGCGCGACCGTTGGGCTGACGACCTCAACGGAACCGGGAAAGTTCTGTCATTCCCGTCCGGGAGAGTTCGTCCGCTGCCCATGGCACAGCTGGGAATTCGATTTGCGCACCGGGAAATCCTGGTGTGATCCGCGGAAATTCCGGGCGAGGCCCTACGACCTGAGTGTCGAGTCCGGCGAGGCACTGGTCGCAGGTCCGTATGTCGCCGAGACGTTCGGTGTCTCCGTCGAGGACCAGTACGTCGTCGTGGAGCTCTAG
- a CDS encoding amidohydrolase family protein, whose protein sequence is MSISDAIDCDIHPGVPTIKALLPYMNDYWREAFIARGQDNFQPASYLPNSPIACRSDWRDGDAIPGSNFDLLQKHALDGFSARFAICNVLYGGSFSISETMGAAICSAVNDWVRAAWLARDPRLRASIVVPTQNPRLAVEEIERLAGDRRFVQILMPVALDMMLGKQHYWPIFEAATRHDLPIGLHAGSLYRYAPTTNGWPSHYLQDYVSNNHAFESQLLSLISQGVFVKFPELKIVLIESGVTWLPGFLWRARKTWRAVRPEVPWVDESPIEIVRRHVRLTAQPIDGPGDPAILERVLNQIGSDDMLLFATDYPHWQFDADRVLPEGVSARLIEKMTHDNPLATYPRLRETIQ, encoded by the coding sequence TTGTCGATTTCCGATGCCATCGATTGCGATATTCATCCAGGGGTGCCAACGATCAAGGCGCTGCTGCCCTACATGAACGACTATTGGCGGGAGGCGTTCATTGCGCGGGGGCAGGATAATTTCCAGCCGGCAAGCTACCTGCCGAACTCGCCGATCGCCTGCCGGTCCGACTGGCGCGATGGCGACGCCATTCCAGGCAGCAACTTCGATCTCCTGCAAAAGCATGCGCTGGATGGCTTCAGCGCCCGCTTTGCGATCTGTAATGTCCTTTACGGCGGGTCTTTCTCGATCAGCGAAACGATGGGCGCCGCCATCTGCTCGGCAGTCAATGACTGGGTGAGGGCGGCATGGCTGGCTCGCGATCCGCGGCTGCGCGCGTCGATCGTGGTGCCGACCCAGAACCCGCGGCTTGCGGTCGAGGAAATCGAACGGTTGGCGGGGGATCGTCGTTTCGTGCAGATCCTCATGCCGGTGGCGCTCGACATGATGCTCGGCAAGCAGCATTACTGGCCGATTTTCGAGGCGGCGACCCGTCACGATTTACCGATCGGTCTCCACGCCGGCAGCCTTTACCGTTACGCCCCGACGACGAATGGCTGGCCGAGCCATTATCTGCAGGACTATGTCAGCAACAATCATGCGTTCGAAAGCCAGCTTCTCAGCCTCATTTCCCAGGGCGTGTTCGTCAAGTTTCCCGAGTTGAAGATCGTTTTGATCGAAAGCGGCGTGACGTGGCTTCCAGGCTTCCTCTGGCGCGCGCGCAAGACATGGCGCGCGGTGCGTCCGGAAGTGCCGTGGGTGGACGAATCCCCGATCGAGATCGTGCGCCGGCACGTGCGCCTCACGGCCCAGCCCATCGATGGCCCCGGCGATCCGGCAATCCTTGAGCGGGTGCTGAACCAGATCGGCTCGGACGACATGCTGCTCTTCGCCACCGACTACCCGCACTGGCAGTTCGACGCCGATCGCGTGCTTCCCGAGGGCGTATCGGCTCGCCTCATCGAGAAGATGACGCACGACAATCCGCTCGCCACTTATCCGAGACTGAGGGAGACGATCCAATGA